GCGCTCTACGTCGCCGCTGCGTACTACTTCGGGGACCGGGTCCCCGGTGACACCACGGTCGAGGGTGTCGCCATCGGCGGGATGACGCAGGCCGAGGCCCGCACGGCCCTGAGTGAGGGTCTGGCGGACGAGGCCGCCGAGTCGGTCGTCGTCACGGTCGACGACGAGGAGCGGACCATCGACCCCGCCGACGCCGGGCTGTCCTACGACTACGAGGCCTCCCTGGACGGACTGACCGGCTTCAGCCTCAACCCGGTGAACCTGTGGGCTCAGGCCACGGGTGGCATCGACCGTGCGGTCGAGGTCGACGTCGACGAGCAGGCACTGGCCACGGCCGTCGACGCGGCCACCGAGGGCATGGACAGCAAACCGGTCGAGGGCACGGTCAAGCTCGACGGCGCCACCGTCAAGACGCGGGCATCCAAGGCCGGTCTGACCGTGGACCGCGACGAGCTCACCAATGACATCGCAGAGGGTTGGCCGGACCAGCACGAGTTCGAGGCGCCGACGAGCCGACCCGAGCCGGAACTGACGCAGACGGAGATCGACACCTTCGTCACGAAGGAGCTGCGGCCACTCATCGCGGGTCCGGTGACCGTGAAGACCGCCGACCCCGACGGGGGGAAGATCTCCTTCGCGGTCACCCCCGAGCAGCTGGCCCTGGCAGTCTCCGTGACGACGGAGGACGGGGCGCTCGCCACCACGGTCGATGAGTCCATCGCCGCCGAGGTCACGGCGACCGCCGCGAAGGACTCCGGGGAGTTCCCAGCGGCCGAGGACGCCGTCGTCTCGCGGTCCGGATCGGGCTTCGACGTCGCTCCCTCGAGCACCGGTCTGACGCTGGTGACCGAGGGGGTGGGAAGCAAGGTCGTCGAGGCGATGGGCACCTCGGGTGACGAGCGGGTCGTCACGGCGTCGACGACGAAGACGCAGCCGGAGCTGACCACGCAGGAGGCCAAGAACAGCCTCCCCAACGAGACGCTGTCCACCTTCACCACCTACCTGCCGCCCAACCCGGTCCGCACGGCCAACATCAGGCTGGCGGCACGCACTCTCAACGGGGCGTACGTCGCACCGGGGGAGACCTTCTCCCTCAACCAGCGCCTCGGCGAGCGCACCGCCGCCAAGGGCTACAAGCAGGCCGGCGTCATCTACAACGGCCGGCTGGCCGAGGACTACGGCGGCGGTATCTCCCAGCTGTCGACGACGCTGTTCAACGCCGTCTTCTTCTCCGGGGCGAAGATCGAGGAGTTCCACCCGCACTCCTTCTACATCTCGCGCTACCCCGAGGGGCGCGAGGCGACGATCTCCTGGCCGAACCTCGACAACCGCTTCACCAATGACACCGGCGCCGGCATCCTCATCGACGCAGCGGTCAACGGCAACGAGGTCACCGTGACCTTCCACGGCCGCAAGAAGTACGACGACGTCACGGCGGCCAAGAGCCCCCGACGCAACGTCGTCGAGCCGGAGCGGATCACCGACGACAGCAAGAAGTGCGTCCCGCAGTCGCCGAACCCCGGCTTCACGGTCGACATCACCCGCAACTTCATCCAGGGCGGCAGCACGGTGAAGTCCTCGTCCTTCACCACCGTCTACGACGCGGCCGACCACATCGTCTGCACCGGTTGACCCTCAGGCGGACGGGTAGGTCAGCACCGGCCCGTCGACGCGCACCGGCACGATCTCGCCGGGGTGGGGCACCGAGCGTCCGGCGACCCGGACGCTGACCTCGGGGCCGTCGGTCAACGCGACCCGCACGAGCGCGTGGGCGCCGTGGTAGCGCGTGGTCAGCACCGTGCCATGGGCACAGCCGGGGGCGTCGGCGAGGGTCAGGTCCTCCGGTCGCACGACGAGGTCGACGGCGTCGTACGACGCGAAGGGGGTTGACCCCCCCGGGGAGCGCACGATGCCCAGCGCGCAGCTCACCCCTTCGTGCGTGGGCCGACCCGGCAGGCGCACGACGTCGCCGAGGAAGGCCGCCTCCCGCACGTCCACCGGGCTCTCGTAGATCTCCCGGGGCGTGCCGACCTGACTGAATCGACCATCGCGCATGATCGCGACCTGGTCGGCGAAGGACAGCGCCTCCTGCTGGTCGTGGGTGACCAGGATCGTCGTGGCGCCGGTCTCCGCGAGTGCGGTGGCGACGGCGTCCCGGGTGCTCGCCCGCAGCGCGGTGTCGAGCGAGGAGAAGGGCTCGTCGAGCAGCACCACCTGCGGGGAGAGAGCCAGGGCCCTGGCGAGCGCCACGCGCTGCTGCTGGCCGCCGGAGAGCTGGTCCGGGCGCTTGGCCGCGGTCCCCTCGGGCAGACCGACCAGCTCGAGGAGCTCGCCGACCCGCTCGCGGCGGCGCCGAGCCGCACGGGGCATGCCGAAGGTGATGTTGCCGCCGACGTCCAGGTGGGGGAAGAGCCCGCCGTCCTGGCGCACGTAGCCGACTCCGCGCCGTTCCGGGGGCACCGACCGGCCGTGGCCGCACACGAGTCGGCCACCGATGTGGATGGTGCCCGCCTCGGGGGCGAGGAAGCCGGCGATGATCCGCAGCAGGGTGGTCTTGCCGCCGCCGGACGCGCCGAGGACGGCGGTCGTCGTGCCGGTCGGGACGGTCAGGTCGAGGCCCTGCAGGACGGGTACGCCGCCGTACCCGACGCGGACCCCTTGGATCTCCACGGTGCTCATTGCTCGATCCCGTTCTGTCGAAGCATCAGGGCGGTCAGCGGCGCGGACAACACGATCATCATCGCCGCGTAGGGGGCTGCTGCGACGTAGTCGAACTCGTCGCTGGCCGCCCAGAAGGCGGTGGCCAGCGTCGAGGTCCCCGTGGGGGCGAGCAGCAGGGTGGCTGTCAGCTCGGTGGCTGCCGCGATCGCGACCAGGGCTGCTCCGGTGAGCAGGGACGGCAGGATCAGCGGCAGCACGACGCGACGGAAGGTGGTCACCGGCCCGGTGCCCAGGGAGCGGGCGGCCTCACTCAGCTCCGGTGGTGCGGCGGCCAGCCCGGCGCGCAGGGTGACCATCGCCCGGGGGATGAAGAGGATCGTGTACCCGAGCACGAGGATGTAGGGGCTCTGGTAGATCGCCGGCAGCCAGGTGATGGTGAGGGTGATCAGCGCCAGGCCGACGACGGCGCCGGGCAGGGAGCTGGCGACATAGGTCGCGCGCTCGAGCAGCAGCGTCCACCCGGTGCGACGCCGGCTGAGCAGCCAGGCGCCGGGGAGGGCCATGACGATCGCCAGGGCGGCCGCTGCGAGGGCGAGCGCGATCGACGACCCGGTGGTCTCCAGCAGCGAGGGTCGGGGGAAGGCGTCGGTGTCGGGTGTCGTGAGGTGGGTGATCAGCCACCGGCCGACGGTGGCCACCGGCACGACGAGGGCGACCAGGACGACGAGGGCGAGTGCGGCGCCGGCGACGGGGGACCATCGGCCCAGGCGGACGGGGGCGGCGCTGCGGTG
The DNA window shown above is from Janibacter sp. A1S7 and carries:
- a CDS encoding VanW family protein, which codes for MTHDEPRTDGQEHGRGRLLAAVGFVILVVVALYVAAAYYFGDRVPGDTTVEGVAIGGMTQAEARTALSEGLADEAAESVVVTVDDEERTIDPADAGLSYDYEASLDGLTGFSLNPVNLWAQATGGIDRAVEVDVDEQALATAVDAATEGMDSKPVEGTVKLDGATVKTRASKAGLTVDRDELTNDIAEGWPDQHEFEAPTSRPEPELTQTEIDTFVTKELRPLIAGPVTVKTADPDGGKISFAVTPEQLALAVSVTTEDGALATTVDESIAAEVTATAAKDSGEFPAAEDAVVSRSGSGFDVAPSSTGLTLVTEGVGSKVVEAMGTSGDERVVTASTTKTQPELTTQEAKNSLPNETLSTFTTYLPPNPVRTANIRLAARTLNGAYVAPGETFSLNQRLGERTAAKGYKQAGVIYNGRLAEDYGGGISQLSTTLFNAVFFSGAKIEEFHPHSFYISRYPEGREATISWPNLDNRFTNDTGAGILIDAAVNGNEVTVTFHGRKKYDDVTAAKSPRRNVVEPERITDDSKKCVPQSPNPGFTVDITRNFIQGGSTVKSSSFTTVYDAADHIVCTG
- a CDS encoding ABC transporter ATP-binding protein, with the protein product MSTVEIQGVRVGYGGVPVLQGLDLTVPTGTTTAVLGASGGGKTTLLRIIAGFLAPEAGTIHIGGRLVCGHGRSVPPERRGVGYVRQDGGLFPHLDVGGNITFGMPRAARRRRERVGELLELVGLPEGTAAKRPDQLSGGQQQRVALARALALSPQVVLLDEPFSSLDTALRASTRDAVATALAETGATTILVTHDQQEALSFADQVAIMRDGRFSQVGTPREIYESPVDVREAAFLGDVVRLPGRPTHEGVSCALGIVRSPGGSTPFASYDAVDLVVRPEDLTLADAPGCAHGTVLTTRYHGAHALVRVALTDGPEVSVRVAGRSVPHPGEIVPVRVDGPVLTYPSA
- a CDS encoding ABC transporter permease, yielding MPASSRHLVTAAAVLVAAITILPLAVVATDGASTSAAAALDYLLRPHIGELLGNTLLLVLVTVPACIVLGVGAAWLIERTDLPLAGVWRVLLGAPLAVPAFVASYAWISLWPGLDGLGGAALVTTAAYFPFVYLPVAAILRDLDAAPVEDARALGAGPFTAWRRAVLPRLRPATSGGALLVALHLLAEFGVLEMMRYPTFTTAILVQYEVSFNSHRGSLLALVLALLCLTVLTFEHLLRGTARTSRVGRGVHRSAAPVRLGRWSPVAGAALALVVLVALVVPVATVGRWLITHLTTPDTDAFPRPSLLETTGSSIALALAAAALAIVMALPGAWLLSRRRTGWTLLLERATYVASSLPGAVVGLALITLTITWLPAIYQSPYILVLGYTILFIPRAMVTLRAGLAAAPPELSEAARSLGTGPVTTFRRVVLPLILPSLLTGAALVAIAAATELTATLLLAPTGTSTLATAFWAASDEFDYVAAAPYAAMMIVLSAPLTALMLRQNGIEQ